The sequence aaaacatataatcataaaaaattatttatataaattcaattaattatataattacatatggttctctcttttattaattatatcatcCTTAAACTTAATCAGCTTTATAACAACACGTTGTTTTATtgattagttaataaataatattatatataattaattaaatctataaataacGCGGTAATAACAAATTTTCAAGCGGTAATAATGGTCAGTAGGTAATAGGTAGGCTGCCACCTGCCAGTAGCTTATTTGCAACCTAGCTTGCTATTGGGCTGATAAATGGAGGCCCAACCTAGTctgtttcctttttattttgactgttttttatttaaaaaaagaaaacaagtacGACGAGCTGCCGACATTACTTTTAGCAACGCCGTACCACATTGGAATCCGATTtgtttgtatttgttattgcAAGTTGTAAATCGTAACGTGCCATCTAATAAAAGATGTAGCGGATGTATTCGCTCTGGGTTTAACTTAAATATTTGAATCCCAAtcttcttatttataattcaaaaaataatatatttaaatgaattatatgaCATTTAtaactctaaaataaaaaatttagctcaattaaaaatataatcaacaatcttaaaataatagattCTAATTGTTAATCTGTTGCGTGTATTACAAGTgatcatttataaaaaaaccgagttaaaatattttagagagattataaataaaataaattaagattttaaaatgtGAAATGCCTTTGAAAAAGTAAGTAGACCAGCATaacaagaatttaaaaaacagAGGAGGCCCCAAACCCCCTACTTTCTTTGTTAATCTGGCAGAAAAAAACTGAATGGATTAAATATGGGAGAAGATGAAATGAATGCATGAATGTGCAGAGGCTCCCAAGGACGACGAGGTTATTTGGCTTGTCGTCTGtcatgaaaatgaaaattatgaaaGCGCTGAAACTGCAGTTTACCGGAACTTCGGTACcactttatttctatttatatgataatttttactCTATCTGTATTAgattgatggttttctttttatttgatgattttagaatttagtccatattttttacaattgttagttttttttaataatattcgttattaattgatataaaatattatgatatgtaattaatttattctaaaaacAGCAGTTTCtgagaaaaatataatcagggtattttaagaaataataaaaaataattactagctaaaaagatttatattttttcaatttacataaaattaggACGGATTTATTAACTTCATATAATTACTCGGGAAAAACTgaagaattattatattattattttaaaagaaatgaagaaggTAATAACGTGCAACTAATGGCAAACGCTAATTACCAAAGCACGGAACTAATAAAATATCcgtttaaaaagaaagagaaaaagccATCTCTTCTCTGCAGACAGCAAATGCAACAACACTCAAccaaacatttttttttttgggttcgAAAAGGAAAACACATGTGGAatcccaataataataataataataataataataattctatatcATCTGCTGCCAAACAGTTTCTAGGATCCCCAAACTCTAAATTCTTTATGGATCAGGAATTTAATTTCTAGGGTTTTTCATTAccctaaaatatatttatttttaattaaaaaataataaaagaaagaaaggatttCAAGAGCAGAGGAATATTTGAAATTCCTGGCCATGGAAATCGAGGTGTCGAGAAGCACTTCAAATCTGACAGATTTAGAAGAGAGGAATAATAAAGATACGGTTCGCGTTACACGGAAAACCTTGAAGACGGTTCTCGAGCAGTGCCAACGAGCTCTCCAATTGCTCAGTGATACTGATGTTCTCGACGATGACGACGACGACGATGACGACGGAGCTGACTGCAGCGCTAAGCTGGAAGACTCGAGTCGGGAGACATTAGTTGCGTCCCCAGTCGATCGAGAAGCCTATGAGGTATATACTagttttaattgtttaaacGGTCTCGTTTTGATTGTTTCAGGTTTGCAGATTTTTATGAGTACTTTTTCTTCGTTTGTTAATTTTTTGGTTTCCTTCTTTACTCTTTTCCATAAGTTTGagatttgtttcttttaaaaaaaaagtacaatTGAAGGTGCTTATAATACTACGCAAGTGTTTAATTTACTGACAATTTAAGCTTTTGGCgtatattttgtttaaaatggCCTAGTTTATGAATTAAAACTTGCTTTCCTCAGTTGGTTTGGCCCTTTTTCGTATAAATTGTGGTTGTCCATTAAAATCGTCACAAAGTTATACGGGGCTTGCCACCTGCTATAAATGTTAGGAGATGAAAACACTTTACTCTGCGTTATACATGGGCAGGCTACTATATTGTAGATAGACATTTCTTTCAATCTTTTTCCTGTTTCTGATGAATTTGTCGCATGCTTTTTATGATAAACTAAAATTGCAATCTTGAGTCTCTTTTGATGATTATTCTGGCTCCGGATATGATGGAAACCACTTCTCCTAAAAGCTTTTCAGGTTGTAACTTAGATTTTTCTTCATGCTTGTTTCCGTGATGCAGTTATGTGACCTTCTCAAATCTAGAGTTGAATGTGCTGACTTCCTTCAAAAGCTAGAATGTGCTCAAGTGTCAGTTCCACAAAATATTGCTGGTACGCGCTTGAAGATGGCAATCATTGTAATTAGATGCGACTTGGGGTTTTCATTCacattttaatgtttaatcCTAAAGGTTGGATTTAGTATAGCCTGCTTTCTAACAGAGTTCTTTTATGGTAGCAGAAGAAGGTAGCTCCTGGGACATGGTCAATGAAAATGATCTTTGGGAATTTGAAAATGTCGATTCAGATCAAGAAGATTATGTTCTTGTTCGGCAAGAAGACATAGTAGAGGGCATTGCATGCTTCATGGCTGCCTATTTGTTGTCTGTTAAACAGACTAAGGTATGGAAAAAATCTTGTCTTACGTTCTCATAACCAATTAATAACCAATTAATACAATAGTCATTTAGATATGCTTTGGCATTAACTTTCATTTCTACCTGCTTCATTTGTAACTTCACTGCAGATGCTGTTCAGTTCAATGATTCTATATATGTATTCTTCGAGATATTGTCTGTGATATGCATCTCTAAAGTGAGCATGTTTGGAACAGATATATGCGATCATGGATAACTTCACAAAAACACAGACTGGAACATTACATTAACACATAAGGGGATAGGTCATCCGGGAGCTATCACATTATGACTATAAGAAGTCTCTGGGATCCTTAATCTGATTCTTATAGAAAGAAACTGAAACCATCGCGTAGGGACATGGAACAGTAGTAGCTGTAATTAGAGTGAAACAGTGACAATAGTTGTGTATTTGATCACATGATGCATGTTGTTTAACTTCTGAATAATGTTTGTTGTATTGAACTTAAGGACCAAGTTGCTGGTTCTTTGCTTTTAACCATAAAAATGTCACCTGTTAGAGCTAACTAATATGGATCTCAAATTTTTGTTCGTCCTGATGTTCGCCTTCATGAGGGttctatctatctatctatctatcttGCTCTGTTAAagcattttcttatatatgcATCTGACTTTTAGATCAGCAACCATTTTCTCAAGTGGATTGTAAATTGACGATTGAGTATTAATCTTATATGTTTGTTTTATTATGACATATTAGTACAAGTTGATATTTAGGCACTGCAACATTTGAAATCTGCATTAGTACTTCCAATCTCTATATTTGTATAATGAAATGAATAGTGATTTTCTGTATGGGAAGCATCTAATGGTGCTGCATGGATAATTGTTTTTTTGCAGGACTTGACTCCTAATCAACTTCAGGAAGGTcagtttaataaaaagtttttgCTAGTTATTCTCCTCTGTGTTCTCTTGCATTTTATGCATCAGTAGAAGCAAGTTGTATTATCATCAATTTTGGCAAAAGTTGTGACATCATctgttaattttctttcagcCCTTAGCAAGACATTTtctgtaaaaaagaaaaaagggaaaCTTCGGAAGGCATGGGATGGAAGCAAAGTAATCTATAATGTAGCATCCTGGGGGGCAACTGCCATTGGGTAAGCAAAGTCTATTTTGCGCTCAATACAGTGGTTCTTTGTTTCCTGCAAAGTAAATATCTTGTCTGCTGTTTTCAAAGCTTTCCTGTTATGTGATGCATTTCTTAGTAAAATCTTATGTATCTTTGACTCGGCTTTTCTACTTTCATTTGTTATTCTGTTAGAAGGCATATGTTGATTTCCCCCCCTAGAAGTAATGGGCTTGCTGAACtctgttttctcttttttaccTAATAGGATCTACCAAAACCCGGTTATTCTTAGGGCTGCTTCTAAAGCATTCTGGACTTCTTGTCATGTTATATCAAAGCTTCTCTGATGTGTGGGTTGTTACTTGGGGCGTGCTCTGGTATTGGGATTCACTGTTGTATTGGTGAGTGTACTGCCAATGCAGTGGGTGTTTCTTTTGTTGTATTCCATTCTTATCGTGTTACGATTTGATTGATTACTCCATCGTGATTTAATcttgtaaatatttttcttctttaagtaTTTCCCATGTGCAATTCCaattcatctttttcttttcctcgctcactttttatctttttctcatCTTAGCATTGAAACCCAGTTGTAAATGATGCTACAGTGGAAAGCTGTGTTGCTTAATCTTAAGGATGCTTAATGTTTAGATTTAAAGACATCTCATATGCAAGTAATGGTCtcttattattgttgttttctGCAAAATCATTGAACttggttttatttattgagGGATTAAAAAGAGAGGTTTAACAACTGAAGAAACCCCCAGAAAGTTATCCCATGATATATTCGACTCTGAGGTAGTTTTACTTTTAACAATGGCCTATTCGTGAGCCTTAATGCTCGCCCCTGGATAGTTAATTTCAGGTTAAGAATTGTAGATCCTATTCTATTCTTCTTGCCAACTGTAAACTAGTTCGCAAGCTAGTACAAAATTAGTTCCTTGCTTGAGTTGAGAGTTGCCAAAAACtcttttttgaatttcaatCAATGGCTAGTTGGCTACACTTCAGGGGACATTTTtggaatattaaaaaagtcaTTTCGTTCATTTTAAGGGCTTCCTCTAACGCCATAAAAGGAAACAATTAGGTTAACCAGCCCAAGCTTAAGGCTCTTGATGAAAGGCAGATCCGGTAACCTTGCCTTTTATTTCCTTGGCCATTAGCTTGGTACTAATTGACgattctatattattatttttcagttaAGTGGAAGGCATATTTTTAAGGTCCTTTACCCATCCTACCAAATTccaatttcttaatttgtaCCACTTAATGTACCATTAGAAACTCGTCAATTAGGTGTAAgcggaaaataaagaaaagaaaaggaagctgtttgtgtgtatatatatatatgtggaGATTAcaagataaaagaatatatatatatataaatcaattttcCAGTGCCTGTATTCTATACCAAAATCTACAAAAGCAGCTCCATTGAGGAGGGTGGATCCAAAGCAATCGAGTGGCTTGCTCACTGTCAAAACTGGCTGCACCAGCAGCTTCTTGAATTTCGCACAACTGATGCATAATCCTCCTTTCAAGCTCCCACTTCACGGAGTACCAAATTCCAAGCTCATGGTTTCTATAATCCAGGTTAACATGTCCTTGAACCACACAAACACAACCATTTTCAAAAGTAGAAGCTATTGCCCTTGTGATTAGGAGCATCCTTACAGAGCATTGAACGGACTTCCATGATTGATCTAGGTGGCTCAATATCTTTGTCTAGTAGTGCATTTCCAAGCAGCTGCTGCATTTGTGAGGCAAAGGTATCATCCAGAACCTATGAAacaacaaaaggttaaaatataaGCACAAGTATGAATATAACaaaactaaatcaaatatatcaCCAAAGTTATTAGGGCAGTACAACCCTTTCATGTAAGAAAACCACCAAAAATAAGTAGTAAGTTGATCTTcagtaaattttaataaataaacttatgGGTCTTTAAACTGCCAAGATCTCGAAAAGGCATGTCAAGCATTTCAGAGAGCCATTTGAAGGATATGAATGTGAAGGTAAAAACACCATGTCAACCACACTACAAAAACAAAACAGGAATAATGTTGCACCATAATATGCTGGGTACGGTATGATGCTGCATTTGCAGCTCTGTTAATTTAAGTGAACTGAACTCGAGTGATACAAGCAATACTTACAGAAACTGCTATTCGTGATCCTTTGTACCAGGacctattttcttttctgttctCTAAGAAATTAAGAACATCCTGCAATAGGGAAACGCAAAACCTTAggttaagaaaaaataatgatatggCATTACAATTTGTCAATGACCATCCTCATGATGCATACCTGCCCCATTCGGTCCCAATAGCCTCGACATAGTGCAATGAAGACATGAGTCTCAAAAACTGATTGAAGGTGATTGATTGTATTTGCCAGCTGATCTTTAAGTGGCTGCATTCTACTTCTTATATCAGATTCTACCACAGATTCCTTTGATTCTTGGAgaatctttttcaattttgtagTATTCTGCAACTTggtctaccagaaaaataAAGCAATTGCAAAGGATACACCAAACCagtaaattacaaaaaaattcaaCTAGATCCATTAATTTATGAAACATAAGccagaaaattaaatgaagaaaatTCAAAGAGGCACCATATCATTTTCCAGATGATACTCACATTCTCTGCTAGTTTTTCGACCACCGCTTGCACATAACTTCTAAACTTGGCTCTCAGCATCACAGTCACCTCACTGAGGCGCTCTCCAGGAGCCGTGTTTCCACCATCAGGTATGCAAGAACCCCAAGCCTTGAACTGAGTTTCTATCTTGGGACGCAGCACATCAAGCATCCTCTTCATGGAATTCAACAGAATCCCAAGCTGCAAAGAACCAAAGTTTAAAACCATTGTTAAAGTTACAAGGAATTCAATAGTTATAGGAATCTTAACAGTCAAGAAGTTACAACTCACCTCATCAGGAACTGTATATGAACATACAGATCGCTGAGTAAGCTTCTTGACATACTTGAATCCAAATTTCTTAGGTGTCAGATTCTCCTTCAATGGTGCTAGAACATCTGCATATTGTTTGTCCAAAGCTTCTA is a genomic window of Ricinus communis isolate WT05 ecotype wild-type chromosome 2, ASM1957865v1, whole genome shotgun sequence containing:
- the LOC8268394 gene encoding uncharacterized protein LOC8268394, whose product is MEIEVSRSTSNLTDLEERNNKDTVRVTRKTLKTVLEQCQRALQLLSDTDVLDDDDDDDDDGADCSAKLEDSSRETLVASPVDREAYELCDLLKSRVECADFLQKLECAQVSVPQNIAEEGSSWDMVNENDLWEFENVDSDQEDYVLVRQEDIVEGIACFMAAYLLSVKQTKDLTPNQLQEALSKTFSVKKKKGKLRKAWDGSKVIYNVASWGATAIGIYQNPVILRAASKAFWTSCHVISKLL